DNA from bacterium:
CAGCAAGGTGCCCGTCATCTTCACCCAGCGCCGCCACCTCAAGAAGCCGTCGGGCGCGAAGCCGGGGCTCGTCATCTATGAGAAGGAGAAGGCCGTCTTCGTGACGCCCGAGCCCGGGGCGATCGCTGCGATCGCGCGAGGAGACGCCTAATCCTGACGCTTTATCGAGCCTTCCGCGTGGCAGCGTCTCGTTTCAAGAGAGCTTCGGAATAGCGCAAGAACTCGTCCAGGTGAAGCGTGATCACGTTGACGGTGATGGGTAATTGCAGGCTCTGGTAGTCGTGCACCGCGATGTTGCGGAAGCCCACCATGCGTTTGAGTGAATCGGCCAGCGTGGGCTCGATCCAGCCGGCCCCAGCGAGCAGGGCGAACACGTCGCGCGCGCTCTGAGGCACGCCGAGGCGATCGCGTCGGATCAGGTGCTGACCCATATCGAGAGCGGCTTCGCAGGCTCGCTGTATGTTCAGGATGGCCGCGTCCTGGCGCGTGAAGTCGGTGGCGAAGGTTGAGGGATCGCGCTGGTACTCCTCGCGGGCCCGCGCCACGCAGCGCTCGATGGCTGCCGCCTTGTTGATGAGCACGTCATCCGCCATGGATTTTGCCTTCTCTTTCGATGTCGGCGAGCAATCCCGCCCGGGCCTGGTCCAAGGCGGTCTTCTCGCTGAGCACGAAGCTCTCGAACAGGCCCACCCGGTGGTCCTTGGCCCACAGCCGGTTCCCCGTCGTGAGGATCTGGTATTGCATCACCGTCGAGGCAGCCCGCATGTCCAGCAGATCCACCTCGCAGCTCACCAGGTCGGCAAGCTCGCTAGCGAGCTCCCACAGTTTCACTGGGTCGGCGTAGCTCTCCACCAGCACCGCCAGGTCCAAGTCGCTTTCCGGTCCCGAGGTGCCGTGCACGCGGCTGCCAAAGGCGTAGAGGGCCATGGCATCAGGCAGCGCCGCGCGCACCTTTTGTAACAGCGCGTCGGCAAGCCGAGGGTCGCCTATTGGATCGTTGGCAATCATCAATCAGGCCTTGTAGGGCTGGTCAGTGCAGGAGTGACGGGCGAAAGACTGCGTGCGGTGAACATCCCACCCGCTCTTGAACACAGGGCGCTCGAAAGCGGAAAGGAGGGCTCGTGAATCATTGTACCGTGCTTCTTGGCTCATTTCGCTTCTGCTGCCAGGCGGTGCTCGCGTCTTGGAGGAAGACGGCCCGCCGGGTGTGCGACCGGCGGGCCTTGCTCAGAGAGGTGAGGAGTGCGCTCTAGATGTCTTCATCTTGCCACAGGCCGAGGGTGGTGCCTGTTGCATCGGATCCGGGCGAAACGTGAACTCCGTTACCCCTGCTTGGCCGCCACTCCGAGCTTCTCGAGCGGCAGACGCGAGATGGCGCCGAGGTCCATCCCCGAGAGGCGCCCGCGCTTGAAGAGTTCATAGCCGAGGCCCGCGATCATGGCGGCGTTGTCGGTGCAAAGCGACATGGGCGGCGCCACGAAGCGCCAGCCGCGCTTCTCGGCCTCGGCCGATAGGCGCTCGCGCAGCTCACGGTTGGCCGCGACCCCGCCCGCCACCGCGATCGCCTCGATCCCCTCGCGCTCGGCGGCCTGGATCGTCTTGGTCACGAGCACGTCCACCACCGCCCGCTGGAACGAGGCGCAAACGTCCGGGATGCTGATGGGCATGCCGGCGGCGTTGCTCTTCTCGAGCAGGCGGCTGACGGCCGTCTTGAGGCCGCTGAACGAGAAGTCCGGGGCCCCGTCGAGCCAGGCCCGGGGGAAGTCGTAGGCGCTCGGGTTGCCTTCCTTGGCGAGCTTGTCGATGACCGGCCCGCCGGGATAGCCGAGGCCCAGCAGGCGGGCGGTCTTGTCGTAGGCCTCGCCTGCCGCGTCGTCGCGGGTCTCGCCGAGGGTCGTGAACTGCTCGGGGCCGTCCACCCGCACCAGCGAGGTGTGACCACCCGAGACCAGCAGGCACAAAAAGGGCAGGGGCAGGTCCGGGTGGGCCATCTTGTTGGCCCAGATGTGGGCGGCCAGGTGATGCACGCCGACCAGGGGGATCCCGCGGGCCCAGGCGGCGCCCTTGGCGGCCATCAGGCCCACCAGCAGCGCGCCCTGCAGGCCCGGTCCGAAGGTGGTGGCCACCGCGTCCACGTCGCTCCACGCAACATTCGCCTCGGTAAGCGCCGTCTCGAGGGTCGCCCCGATCGCCTCCATGTGGGCGCGCGAGGCGACCTCGGGCACGACGCCCCCGTAGAGCTGGTGCAGGTCGATCTGCGAGGCGATGATGTTGGAGAGGACCTCGGCCCCGTCTTTGACGACGGCGACCGACGTCTCGTCGCAGGAGGTCTCGACCGCGAGAATGGTGGCCATGCTAGTTCCCTTAGACCGGCCCCTCGGATCCGGTCATGTGCTCGTCCGTTACCGTGATGATCGCCCGCGAGACCGGCACCTGGTGCGAGGGGGCGCTGCGGCGGAAGTACTCGAGCGCGGCCTTGCCCATCGCAAGGGTGCCCGAGTAGCCGATGGCGCCGCCCAGGAGCCAGCCGGGACCCGGGATGAACTTCGCGATCTGGCGCGCGGCCGTGCGCAGGCCGAAGCCGCCGCCCACCACCGCCAGGAGCTCGCGGGCCCGATCGACGCCGAGGGGCATGTCGAACATGGCGGCCATGCGCAGGACCATCTTGATCTGGTTGGCGGTCATCAGGGGCATGTCGGCGCCCGGGATCGGGATCACTCCCACCACCCCGTTCTGCTTGGCGGTGGCCTGGATCTCCTGCCAGGCGGCCTCGCTGCGGAAGATGGGGAACTGGCGCGACAGCGGGATCACGAGCTCGGGGAAGCGATCGAAGAGGACCCGGGCGAAGGGCCCCGCGAGCTCCTTGAGCGAGGCGACCGGCACGACCTGCTCGGCTTCGAGCGAGAGGGCGTGGATCAGCTCCCGCTGGCGGGTGGCCGCCAGGTGGTCGGGGATGCCGACCAGGGCGATCGCGAGCTTGGAGGCATCCAGGCGCGTCAGCGCCGGCATCTCGCGGGCGATCGCGCTGCTGCTCGTCGTCACCAGCCCGAGGTAAAGGTCGGCGGCGGCGGGGCGCTGGTCGTCGGCGTCGATTAAGACGAGCCGGTCGGCGTCGTGGCTGCCGATGAGCAGGGCGTCGCGCCAGTGGTCGCGCTCGGGTCCGGGGGCGGCCACGAGGCCCAGGGTCATGGGCTGGCCGGCTTTGCCTTCGATCTCCCGCCAGACATTCCAGAGCTCCTGAACGGGTGCGGGTAGCGACACCATGGGCGCGTCCTCCTCTTAATCACCGTCTTCCGGCTCGCGGCCGGTTGACGAAATTATAGCACGGGGCCGCCGCCTGCCCGCTTCATGCCGCCGATCCAGCCCCCTGCGACCCCCGGCGGTTGCAAGCCAGAGGGGCACAGGCGTAAGATGGTCTGGTTCCAAGGCGAAAGCAGACGCTTGGCGCATCTTTCCCCAACGATGAGGAGAACCGCGTGCGTAAACTCGGCGTAATCGGCATGGTGCTCGCGTGGACGGCCGCGACCGTCCCGGCATGGGCAGCCCCGGTCGATCTGACCATCCTGCACACCAACGACACCCACGACCACCTCTTGCCCTACGAGACCCGCCAGGGCAAGGACCTGGGGGGCATCGCGCGACGCGCCACCCTCATCACCCAGATCAAGGGCAATACCGAGCGCGTGCTCGTGCTCGACGCCGGCGACACCTTCCAGGGCACCCCCCTCTTCAACTTCTTCTCCGGCGAGCCCGACTACCTCACCATGGATCAGGCGGGCTACGACGCGACCACCGTGGGCAACCACGACCTGGACAACGGCCTGGAGAACCTCAAGAAGCAGGCCGCCGGCCGCCGCTTCAAGCTGATCTCGACCAACCTGCTCGACCCCAAGACCGGCAAGCCCATCTTCGTGGGCACCCACGTCTTCGAGCGCGGCGGCCTCAAGGTCGGCGTCTTCGGGGTGCTCGGCTTCAACGCCCTGGGCGCGGTCGCCAAGGAGAACCAGAAGGACTTCAAGTTCGTCTCGCCGATCAAGGTCGCCGAGGAGACCGCCGCCGAGCTGCGCAAGCGCTCGGATCTGGTCGTGATGCTCTCGCACAGCGGCCTGGACGAGGACACCGAGCTTGCCGGCAAGGTCAAGGGCATCGACGTGATCGTCGGCGGCCACTCGCACACCAAGCTCGACCAGCCCCGCGAGGTCATGAACGGCGACTGGCGCACGCTGGTGGTCCAGGGCTTCCAGTGGGGCGAGTACGTGGGCAAGCTCGATCTCAAGGTCGACGGCGGCAAGGTCGTCGCCTACGAGGGCAAGCTCATGCCCGTGACCAAGGAGATCGCCGACGACCAGACGGTCGCCGCCACCGTCAAGGCCTACAACGACAAGATCGCCGAGCGGATGGCGGTCATCATCGGCTCGGCCCCCAAGGGCCTCTCGGCCGAGGGCAAGTACAAGAAGGACAGCGAGCTCGGCAACTGGACCGCCGACGTCATGCGCGAGCGCGGCAAGGCCGAGATCGGCATCATGAACGCCGGCGGCCTGCGGGCGGCCCTGCAGCCCGGCTCCATCACGGTCGGCGACGTCTTCACCATCTTCCCCTTCGACAACGCCTTGGTGACCATCGACGTGGACGGAGCCACTCTCAAGGGCTTCATCGACAAGGCCGCCGCCATCCCCGGCCGCGCGGCCCAGCTCCAGTACTCGGGTGTCACCTTCGCGGTGGCGGGCGGCAAGGCCTCGGACATCCGGGTCAACGGCACCCCGCTCGATACCAAGCGCTTCTACAAGGTCGCGACCATCGACTACCTGGCCCAGGGCAACGACGGCTACGAGGCCTTCGCCAATGGTAAGAACTACCAGGCCACCGGCAAGGTGCTGCGTGACGTGATCATCGAGGCCATCACGGCGCGCCCCACGCTCATCCCGCCCGCTACCGGCCGGATCCGGGTCGCCAACTAATCCCACGAGCAAAACGAATCCCCCGTCCCGGGCCCGGGACGGGGGATTCGTTTTGCTTAGCGCAGGGGCTCGCCCAGCTGGATGATGATCGAGGGTTTGCCCGCCCTGTCGTGGCCGACCCCGTACAGCCGGTAGCGCTTCCCGCCGAGGCTCGAATAGCCGAGGGCGCCCACGTCGGTCTCGCCGGGAGTGTCGCTTACGACTTCCAAGAGGCGGATCGGCACCGTGTCCTTGGGGAAGGTCTCGCTTTCGAGGATCTCGCGCTTGAGGGCCTTGGCGCTGCGGGGGACGGTGCCGCCGTGGCTGCTCGCGTAGGCATCCAAGGCCTGCTGGAGGGCCGCCGCGTGGCGGATCACCTGGGCGTTGCGCTCGACGGCGGCCGGCGCGGGCTTGGGCCGTGCGGGGGGAAGGGCGCGCTTGATGCCCCAGACACCTAGCGAGAGGATTCCCGCCAGGCACAGGCCGAGAAAGATGCGTCGTCTGCGGATCTGGGCACGACGTGCCGCCTGCTTCTTCGTCTTCATGGCCCTTTATCCTAACATGACTGCCTTGTGAGGCGACAGCCGGCTAGTTTAGTGCAGGCTTAATCAAGACTTCAAGACGACTTTACCGAATCTCGGCCCCTGACCAGGATATGAAGGGTAGGCTCATCCGGGCCTGGCGTTCAATGAAAGGGGGGCGGGACATGGCGATTCAGGGAGCGGATACGTTCCAGACCAACAATTACCGCACCCTGCTCGGTCGCTTGCACCAGGCCGTGGCGGCCCCTTCGAGCGCGCCCCCCGCCCCCGAGGCAGGCCTCGGCCAGGACACCTTCGTCCGCGCGGGCGGTGGCACCTATACGGTCCAGGAGGGCGATAGCCTCTCGAAGATCGCCCGCAAGCTCCTCGGCGATGGCAACCGCTGGCCCGAGCTCTTCGCCGCTAACCGCGGGACCCTCCAGGACCCGAACCGTATCTTCCCCGGCCAGGTGCTGACCATCCCCGGCAAGGCCGCCGAGCCCGTCGCGGCCCAGGCGCAGCCTGCTGCCCCCGCTGAGCCTTCCCAGCCTGCCACCCCCGCCCCCAAGGCCGTCTACGGCGCCTTCACCGCCATGCTCTCGTCGATGCACGACATGGTCGCCTGGCTCTACGGGCCCAAGCCCGAGGCCAAGCCTGAAGCGAAGCCCGAGGCCAAGCCCGATAGCAACCTCGCCTCGGTCACGACCGAGCAGCTCAAGCAGCTGGGAGCGACCGACAAGGACGCGTTCTTCGACGTCCTGCGCCCGGCCGCCGAAGCCGCCGAAGAGAAGTACGGCGTGCCTGCCGCGGTCACCCTCGCCCAGGCAGCCCTCGAGTCGGGCTGGGGCAAGTCTGCCATCGGCGGCTATAACGTCTTCGGCATCAAGGGCAAGGGCCCCGCCGGCACCACCTCGGTCAACACCTCGGAGTACGAGAACGGCCGCTACATCCGGATCGACGCCAACTTCGCCAAGTACCACAACTTCGAGCAGGCGATCGAGGAGCACGCCAAGGTCCTCCTGCGCCCCTACTACACCAAGGCCATGGAGCAGTACAAGAGGGACAAGGACCCCAAGGCGTTCGCCACCAACATCACCGGGATCTACGCCACGGACCCCAACTACGACGACAAGCTGATCTCGATCATGAACACCTACGAGCTGGCCTAGTCAGCCTTTACAAGGGGCCCCGGCGCACTGCGCCGGGGCCCCTTGTCGTGGGTGTTAGGTGCGCTTAGCGAGCCTTGGCCTTGCGCCGCAGGGGAGGGGCTCCAATCACGGTCCGGGGCGGGATCACGTCGCCCAAGAGGTAGCGGATCCCCTCGGACGCGACGAAGAACCCGAAGGTCCCTGGCATGTAGCTGATGGTGCCGTTCACAGTCTTCTGGGGGCCGGCGCCGGGCACCCACTCGCGCTCGATGTGGGGCAGGGCGGGCTCGTCCGAGAAGACCGCCCGCACCCCCGGGGCGATCCCGTTCTTGCGGCAGAGCTTGCGCATGGCGGTGGCCATGGGGCAGCCGTAGGTCTCAAGAAGGTCGGTGACCTTCACCCGGGTCGGGTCCACCCGCGCGCCGGCGCCCATGCTCGACACCACGAACACGCCGCGGTCCTGGGCGGCCTTGATGAGGCCCACCTTGGAAGTGAGGGCGTCGATGCAGTCGAGGACCACGTCCACGTCGTCGGGCAGGAAGTTGGCGGCCTCACTCGGCGAGATCCGTTCCTGGATGAGGTTCAGCTTGATGTCCGGGTTGATGTCGCGCAGGCGCTCGGCCATCACCTCGACCTTGGAGCGCCCGACGCTGGAGGTGAGGGCGACCACCTGGCGGTTGCAGTTGGAAGAGGCGACCACGTCCATGTCGATCAGGGTCAGGGTGCCGACGCCCGCGCGGCCCAGGGCCTCCACGCACGAGCCCCCCACCCCGCCGACGCCCGCGACTAGGACGTGCGCGTTGCGCAGCCGCTCCAGCCCGGGGTCGCCCACCAGGATGTGGGTGCGTTCCGCTAGTTCCTGCCTCATGATTCCTCTTTCCTACGTGATGCCGAACAATTCCCGCCCGGTGGCGTCCGAGCAGGCCAGGACTTCTTCCGTTGTTTCCCCTCTGAGCCGTGCGATCGCCTCGGCCACGTCCAAGAGCGCGCTCGGCTCGTTGCGTCGTCCCCGCCACGTCTCGGGCGAGAGGTCGGGGGCGTCGGTTTCGAGCACGTAGCCGTCCTTGGGACAGCTTGCGATCGCCTTGTGCAGCTTCTGGGCGCTGGGCCAGGTGCCGATCCCCCCCAGGCCCAGCTTGAAGCCGAGACTCAGGTAGCGCTTGGCCACTTCCTGCGAGCCCGAGAAGGCATGCACCACCCCCTTGAGCCCCGGCCGCCCCTTGAGCAGGGCGAGCATGGGCTCGTGGACGTGGACCACGTGCAGGATGAGTGGCAGCCCGAAGGCCTCGGCCAGATCGAGCTGGGCCGCGCAGAGGGCCTCGCTCGTCTCTTTCATGAAGCGCTTGTCGAGCCCGGTCTCTCCCACCGCGACGAAGCGGCCCGTTTGGAGGGCTGCCTCCAGGCGCGAAAGCGCGTCGGGAGGATGGTCGAAGACCGGGTGCAGGCCTGCGGCGTAGTGGAGCGCGAGGCCCGGGACCGAGAGGGCCGGGCGCTCGAACTCGGCGACCGTCACCCCCGGCACCACCAGCGACGAGAGGCCTTTTTCGCAGGCACGCGCGGCGACTTCGAGCCGGTCGGGGTCGAAGGCGGTGTCGTCGAAGTGGCAGTGCGAGTCCAGGTGGCCCATGGGCCTTCTATCGTACCGAAAGCGCCTCTTGCCGTCACCTACTCCTGGTCGGGGCGGATGATGAGGGTCTTTCCGGTCTTCTTGTAGGAGAGACCGTTGGCCAAGAGCAGGCTGGTGAAGGCCTCGTCGAGGGTGACCCCGCGCAGGTTCAGATCGACCTTGGTGCGCCCGACGTCGCTCGCGAGCGCCACGTTGTAGCCGCCCTTGTCGCAGATCAGCATGAGGGCCTCGCGCAGAGGCAGGTCGGTGGCCTGGATGAAGAGGCTGTCGCGCTTGGGGAAGAGGCCCCCGTCCGGCGTCAGGGTGTTGGCTTGCGCGCGGCCATGGCCGAGGCAGAGGACGAGGCTCAAGATGGCCAGGATCGCAGGGATCGCGCGCATCGACTCATCCCTCCTCGCAACAAGCGGACGTCCCTTTATCATAGCAGCTAGCAGGGAGGGCGCGGGTCGTGCTACGCTGGATCTCCGCCCCAAAGCCTTGACCCCACTGAAAGAGAGCCCCCGTGACCACCGACAAGCCCGCCGGATTCCGCAAGGCCGTCAACGTGCTTCGGCCCGGCCCCTTCCGGCGCTACATGATCGGCGAGGGGATCTCGGTCACGGGCACCTGGATGCAGAACATGGCCCAGGGCTGGGTCATGGCCCAGCTCACCCAGTCGGCCTTCATGCTGGGGCTCGTCAACTTCGCCTCGGGCCTGCCCATGCTCTTGCTCACCATGACCGGCGGGGTCTTCGCCGATCGCCACGACAAGCGCACCATCCTGATCGTCGCCCAGCTGGTGCAGATCGTCACGGCGATCACCATGG
Protein-coding regions in this window:
- a CDS encoding DUF86 domain-containing protein, which encodes MADDVLINKAAAIERCVARAREEYQRDPSTFATDFTRQDAAILNIQRACEAALDMGQHLIRRDRLGVPQSARDVFALLAGAGWIEPTLADSLKRMVGFRNIAVHDYQSLQLPITVNVITLHLDEFLRYSEALLKRDAATRKAR
- a CDS encoding nucleotidyltransferase domain-containing protein; this translates as MIANDPIGDPRLADALLQKVRAALPDAMALYAFGSRVHGTSGPESDLDLAVLVESYADPVKLWELASELADLVSCEVDLLDMRAASTVMQYQILTTGNRLWAKDHRVGLFESFVLSEKTALDQARAGLLADIEREGKIHGG
- the tsaD gene encoding tRNA (adenosine(37)-N6)-threonylcarbamoyltransferase complex transferase subunit TsaD — translated: MATILAVETSCDETSVAVVKDGAEVLSNIIASQIDLHQLYGGVVPEVASRAHMEAIGATLETALTEANVAWSDVDAVATTFGPGLQGALLVGLMAAKGAAWARGIPLVGVHHLAAHIWANKMAHPDLPLPFLCLLVSGGHTSLVRVDGPEQFTTLGETRDDAAGEAYDKTARLLGLGYPGGPVIDKLAKEGNPSAYDFPRAWLDGAPDFSFSGLKTAVSRLLEKSNAAGMPISIPDVCASFQRAVVDVLVTKTIQAAEREGIEAIAVAGGVAANRELRERLSAEAEKRGWRFVAPPMSLCTDNAAMIAGLGYELFKRGRLSGMDLGAISRLPLEKLGVAAKQG
- a CDS encoding DUF697 domain-containing protein, which translates into the protein MVSLPAPVQELWNVWREIEGKAGQPMTLGLVAAPGPERDHWRDALLIGSHDADRLVLIDADDQRPAAADLYLGLVTTSSSAIAREMPALTRLDASKLAIALVGIPDHLAATRQRELIHALSLEAEQVVPVASLKELAGPFARVLFDRFPELVIPLSRQFPIFRSEAAWQEIQATAKQNGVVGVIPIPGADMPLMTANQIKMVLRMAAMFDMPLGVDRARELLAVVGGGFGLRTAARQIAKFIPGPGWLLGGAIGYSGTLAMGKAALEYFRRSAPSHQVPVSRAIITVTDEHMTGSEGPV
- a CDS encoding bifunctional metallophosphatase/5'-nucleotidase; the encoded protein is MRKLGVIGMVLAWTAATVPAWAAPVDLTILHTNDTHDHLLPYETRQGKDLGGIARRATLITQIKGNTERVLVLDAGDTFQGTPLFNFFSGEPDYLTMDQAGYDATTVGNHDLDNGLENLKKQAAGRRFKLISTNLLDPKTGKPIFVGTHVFERGGLKVGVFGVLGFNALGAVAKENQKDFKFVSPIKVAEETAAELRKRSDLVVMLSHSGLDEDTELAGKVKGIDVIVGGHSHTKLDQPREVMNGDWRTLVVQGFQWGEYVGKLDLKVDGGKVVAYEGKLMPVTKEIADDQTVAATVKAYNDKIAERMAVIIGSAPKGLSAEGKYKKDSELGNWTADVMRERGKAEIGIMNAGGLRAALQPGSITVGDVFTIFPFDNALVTIDVDGATLKGFIDKAAAIPGRAAQLQYSGVTFAVAGGKASDIRVNGTPLDTKRFYKVATIDYLAQGNDGYEAFANGKNYQATGKVLRDVIIEAITARPTLIPPATGRIRVAN
- a CDS encoding glucosaminidase domain-containing protein; translated protein: MAIQGADTFQTNNYRTLLGRLHQAVAAPSSAPPAPEAGLGQDTFVRAGGGTYTVQEGDSLSKIARKLLGDGNRWPELFAANRGTLQDPNRIFPGQVLTIPGKAAEPVAAQAQPAAPAEPSQPATPAPKAVYGAFTAMLSSMHDMVAWLYGPKPEAKPEAKPEAKPDSNLASVTTEQLKQLGATDKDAFFDVLRPAAEAAEEKYGVPAAVTLAQAALESGWGKSAIGGYNVFGIKGKGPAGTTSVNTSEYENGRYIRIDANFAKYHNFEQAIEEHAKVLLRPYYTKAMEQYKRDKDPKAFATNITGIYATDPNYDDKLISIMNTYELA
- a CDS encoding tRNA threonylcarbamoyladenosine dehydratase; this translates as MRQELAERTHILVGDPGLERLRNAHVLVAGVGGVGGSCVEALGRAGVGTLTLIDMDVVASSNCNRQVVALTSSVGRSKVEVMAERLRDINPDIKLNLIQERISPSEAANFLPDDVDVVLDCIDALTSKVGLIKAAQDRGVFVVSSMGAGARVDPTRVKVTDLLETYGCPMATAMRKLCRKNGIAPGVRAVFSDEPALPHIEREWVPGAGPQKTVNGTISYMPGTFGFFVASEGIRYLLGDVIPPRTVIGAPPLRRKAKAR
- a CDS encoding TatD family hydrolase, coding for MGHLDSHCHFDDTAFDPDRLEVAARACEKGLSSLVVPGVTVAEFERPALSVPGLALHYAAGLHPVFDHPPDALSRLEAALQTGRFVAVGETGLDKRFMKETSEALCAAQLDLAEAFGLPLILHVVHVHEPMLALLKGRPGLKGVVHAFSGSQEVAKRYLSLGFKLGLGGIGTWPSAQKLHKAIASCPKDGYVLETDAPDLSPETWRGRRNEPSALLDVAEAIARLRGETTEEVLACSDATGRELFGIT
- a CDS encoding STN domain-containing protein, translated to MRAIPAILAILSLVLCLGHGRAQANTLTPDGGLFPKRDSLFIQATDLPLREALMLICDKGGYNVALASDVGRTKVDLNLRGVTLDEAFTSLLLANGLSYKKTGKTLIIRPDQE